Part of the Synechococcus sp. HK01-R genome is shown below.
CCGGGATGGGAGAGCAGCGAAGGCCAGCAGCTAGCCGTGGATCAGGCCCGCAGCCATAGCCGCTGGCGACTCAGCCTCCAGAGCCACAAGTGGCTTGGAGTGCGCTGATTCAAAATCCCGCTCAAAGCTTTACGGCGTCCTGCTGACGGGTTTCCGCCTTCCAAATCCGCCAGCGCAGTTCGGTGCCCTTGGGCAGATCCACCACAATCGGCCAAGAGGCGTTGTAGGGCACAAGAAAAGGCTGTTTGCCAAGGGCGAGGAAAGAACGCCCTGATGTCTGATCCGGCGGGCAGGCCTTACGGGTGCTCATCACCACCACCGGACCCTTCAGCTCGAAAAGAGCCCTGCCGGATGCCTGAGGCAGACGACGCAGGCTCAGGCCTGGGCCGCTGAGTCGCTTGAGGTTGCAATCCTTTGCCACCTCCTGACCCACGATCAACTGCACACGCCAGTCCAGAGGATTCCTGGAGATGAGAGCGTCTGGACTCTTCGGCAGCAGACCAGAGGGCTGAATCACCCAACGCTGCAGCCCCGGCGCCGGTGCGGGATATCCGCTGAGATCCAAACGGGGAATCGCCTGTGCAGCCGGTGCCATGGCTGCCGCTGCAGCAGCCAGCAGGGCCAGACCCTGCAAACCCCCACGCTTTGCGCTTGATGCGTGGAAGCAACGCCTGGCCATGACCCTTGCGGCAACAGAATGCCAAGCATGACCGATTCCATCGCGATTGCCCTCCTATCCGGAGGGCTTGATTCCGCCACCGCCGCCGCCCTGGCCATCGAAGCCGGGCAAAGGGTGATCGGCCTCTCCTTCGACTACGGCCAGCGCCATCGCCGTGAACTGGAGGCCGCCAGTCGACTGGCAAGCACCCTGGGGCTGGCGGAACACCTCACCATCGCGGTCAATCTCGCCAGCTGGGGGGGGTCATCCCTCACCGATGCGCAACTCACGATTCCCAGTGATGGCGTTCAAGACGGGGTGATCCCCTCCACCTATGTGCCTGGGCGAAACACCGTCTTCATTGCGATCGGCCTCAGCCTCGCGGAGGCACGGGGTGCAGAACGACTGGTGCTGGGGGTCAATGCCATTGATTACTCCGGTTATCCCGACTGCCGACCCGACTATCTGGCCGCTTTTCAAACCCTGGCCAATCTGAGCAGTCGGGCTGGGCGGGAAGGCCGGGGTCCACGACTCTGGGCACCGCTGGTGGAATGGAGCAAACAGCGGATCGTGGAGGAGGCGCTGAGGTTGGGGGTGCCCATTGAGCAGACCTGGAGCTGCTACAGCGGTGGTGCCGAACCGTGCGGTGTCTGCGACAGCTGCCGCATTCGTGATGAGGCTCTGAGAAGCGCCGGGCGGCCGGATCTCTGCAGCCCTTGCGCTCCAGGCGGCATCCAGCCGTGTTGATCCGTGACGCCTGCCCCTGGCGAGAGCCGTCGTGGATTGCGACGGCCTTAGCGGCTGACCATGGGGAAGACGGCCTGATCTGGCTGGATGGCGATGGCAGCGATCTGGGTCGTTGGGTCACCCTGGCGGTCGATCCAATCGAGCAGGTCTGCTGCAGAGGGCTGCCCAGTGACGCTGATGCAGCCAATCCCTTCACCGCCCTCCGCAGCCTGGGCCCCGGCCACTGGAGCGGCTGGCTCAGTTATGACGCAGCCGCGTGGCTGGAGTCAGGCAACCCCTGGAAAGCCGACTCGATGGCGAGCCTCTGGATCGCCCGGCATGACCCAGTGCTGCGTTTCGATCTCCAGCGGCAGGAACTCTGGCTGGAAGGCATGGATCCAGCTCGCCATGCGGCAATGCTGCGCTGGCTGAGCAATCTCCCGGATCACCCTGCGACCCCCGAGGCTCCAGCACCACGCCACAGCCCCTGGCACCGTCACACGGACCGGGATGGCTTTGTGGTCGGTGTGGAGCGGATCCGGGAGCTGATCGCCGCCGGGGATCTTTTCCAGGCCAACCTCACCGCCTGCAGCAGCTGCAAGCTGCTCGAGCCCATCAGCAATCTGCAGCTCTACAGGCGCCTACGCCAACGCTGTCCGGCACCGTTCGGCGGACTGATCGTGGCGGCGGGAGAGGCGGCAGGGGAGGCACTGCTTTCCACATCACCGGAGCGGTTCCTCTCGGTGGAGCCCGACGGTCGGGTGGAAACCAGGCCAATCAAAGGCACCCGGCCCCGCGATCCAGATCCGGAGCGGGACGCTGATCTGGCGGCCGAACTGATCTGCAGCGGGAAGGACCGAGCGGAGAACGTGATGATCGTCGACCTCTTGCGCAACGACCTGGGACGGGTCTGCCAAACGGGTTCGGTGCAGGTGCCTCAATTGGTGGGCCTTGAAAGCTACGCACAGGTGCATCACCTCACGTCGGTGATCACCGCTCAGCTCCGGGAGGGCGCGACTTGGGTGGAGCTGCTGGAGGCGAGCTGGCCGGGGGGATCAATCAGCGGTGCCCCAAAGCTGCGGGCCTGCCAACGCTTGCAGGAGCTTGAGCCAGTCGGGAGGGGGCCCTACTGCGGCTCCCTGTTGCGCATCGACTGGAACGGCCGTTTCGACAGCAATATCCTCATCCGCACGGTGCTGCGGCAAAACAACCAACTGCGCCTGCATGCAGGCTGCGGGATCGTCACCGACTCGCAACCCGAAGCAGAAGCGGACGAACTGGACTGGAAACTGCTGCCACTGCTGGAGGCCCTGGGATGAGCAACCAGTCCACGCAGAACTCCAAGCCTGAGTCGATCAGCTGGTGCAACGGCCGTTGGGGTTCTGCAAAGGAGCTGGGGATACCCCTCAGCGACCGAGGCCTGCTGCTGGCAGACGGTCTGTTTGAGACCGTGCTGGTGCAGGCGGGAAAACCGCGGCTGCTGGAGGACCATCTCCAGCGCTGGCAGACGAGTGCGGCGCTGCTGGCCATGGCCCCTCCCCCTGAAGCGGATTGGCTGAAAGGCCTGATCAGCGAAGCAATCGACCGCTGCGGTCTAGGCGGGGAAGGGAATGAAAGCAGCGGCGCCCTGCGCTTGAACTGGAGCCGAGGCGATGGCGATGGCCGCGGGATCGAGCTTCCAACCGCAGCCACCGATCCAAGCCAGCATCGCTTTTGGTTGACGTTGCAGCATCACACCCCGAGTTTCTCCCCGGTCCGTTGCTGGATCAGTCGCCATGAACACCGCAATGCCACAAGCCAGCTGAGCCGTTGCAAAACCTTCGCCTATGGCCAAGCGATTCAAGCCCGACGAGAAGCACGGACCCACGGCGCCGACGATGCCCTGCTGCTGAGCAGCAAAGGGGATCTTTGCTGCGGCAGTACCGCCAACCTGCTGGTCCTTCGCCAAGGCACCTGGATCACCCCGCCTCTGAGCAGCGGCTGTCTGCCAGGCATCATGCGAGCCCGCACCCTGACCCTGCCCAACGCCAACGAGGAACCACTCGGCACACAACCGCAACCAGGGGATCAGTGGCTCCTGATCAACAGCCTTGGATGCAGGCCGCTGGCGCAGGTCGACGACCAACCCCTGAACGTCAATGCGGCCAGCGCCCAGGCACTCTGGAGCAACCTGCTGGACTGAGTCGAGCAAAAGAGACGTGGACGTTACCGAATAGCTACCGAATCAACACCGAATCGTGCCATCAATCAATCTGTGGCGGGAGCGCCGTGCTGTGGTGATGCTGCAACAAAGAGGCGCAAGCCGATGGAACTGAAACGCGATCTGGGGATCAGCACCCTCACCCTGGCCGTGGTCAGCAGCACGATCGGGTCTGGGTGGTTGTTCGCGCCTTACTTCTCAGCCCGTAGCGCCGGGCCAGCGAGCCTGCTGGCCTGGGTTGTCGGTGGAGCCATGGCCTTCGTGCTGGCCCTGGTGTTCGCCGAGCTGGGAGCACTCGTCAACAGCTCAGGCGCCCTAGCCCAGATCCCGCTGCTCAGCCATGGGCGGCTCTCCGGCTTTATCGGCGGCTGGAGCGCCTGGATCTCTTACGTCTCCCTACCCACCATCGAGGTTCTGGCCCTGCTGCAGTACCTGGCCAGCAGCCTGCCCTGGCTCACCCACGACGAGGGTGGCCAGCAACTGCTCACCGGTGCCGGTCAGCTGCTGGCTGTTGCACTGCTGGTGTTCTTTACCTGGATCAATCTCGCTGGAGTCAACCGACTGGCCCAATGGATCGACAGCCTCACGATCTGGAAACTGATCGTGCCGGTGCTGGTTTCAGTGACCCTGATGCTTCTGGCAGGCCATTGGGGCAACCTCGGCATTCGGGTCCCCATGGGACAGGGTGCCCTCGTGGACGCGATCGGCAGTGGTGGCATCCTGTTCAGCCTGCTGGGATTCCGCACCGCCATGGATCTCGCCGGGGAAGCACGCAGCCCGCAGAGAGACGTGCCCCTAGCGATGGGATTGGGCCTGGGTCTCTGTCTGGGGATTTACTTGATCCTCCAGCTGGCCTTCCTGGTGAGCGTGCCTCCTGCAGACCTCGCCGGAGGCTGGTCACGCCTCACTCTCAGCGCCCATGGTGGGCCGATGGTGGCCCTTGCCCTTGGCCTCGGCCTGGGCTGGGTGGCCACCCTGCTGCTGATCGACGCTGTGATCTCACCGGGAGCCACGGCCCTCACCTTCGTTGGGGTGTCGGCACGGGTGAGCTGGATGATGGGTGAATGCGGCCTTCTACCGAAAGGGCTCGGACGTCTCAACAACCGTGGCGTTCCCCACTGGGCATTAATCAGCAGCCTCGTGATCGGCTCCGCGCTGCTCTGGATCGGTCCGAGCTGGCAGACGGTGGTGAGTTTCCTCACCTCCACCCTGGTGATCGCCCTGGCGATGGGCCCGGTGAGCTTGCTGAGCCTGAGGCGGCAGCTCCCGAATGAACCCCGCCGGTTCCGCATCCCCCAGGCGCGGTTGCTCTGCAGCATCGCCTTCGTGATGGCCACCTGGGCCACCAGCTGGTGCGGCCGTCCAGCCCTGGAGGGAGCCGTGGTGGTGATCCTGATCCCCACACTGATCTATGTCGCCAACCGCTGGCGGCAACGCCAGCCAATCGATGCCCGCGCCGGTCTTTGGTGGATCCTCTATCTGGGTCTGCTGCTGCTGGACATGGAACTGTTCAGCGAAGGACAACCCTTCGCCCTGCCAACCGGCCTCCACCTACTGCTGCTTACGGTCCTTGCCCTCGTGGTGCTGCCCCTGGCGGTGAAGAACGCGCTGCCGCAGGTCTCCCCCCACGCCCTCACTGGCTTAGGAGCAGGAGACCCAACCGGCTGATAGCCAAGACTGACAGCAGCTGTCGCATGGACGTGCACCTGGATCGTCGTTGCTTTCTGCTGGGGGCCGGTCTCAGCTGTGTCGGTCTGCTGGGATGGAACACACCCACCTGGGCCGTGCCAGAGGAGGACCTGCTCAACTGCCGACCCGCCGATCCACTCGAAGCACTGATCACGGGCAACAACCGATTCTCTGCGGCCTGGCAGCAAGCCGATCAAGCTGATAGCACCAAC
Proteins encoded:
- a CDS encoding ecotin family protein, which codes for MAPAAQAIPRLDLSGYPAPAPGLQRWVIQPSGLLPKSPDALISRNPLDWRVQLIVGQEVAKDCNLKRLSGPGLSLRRLPQASGRALFELKGPVVVMSTRKACPPDQTSGRSFLALGKQPFLVPYNASWPIVVDLPKGTELRWRIWKAETRQQDAVKL
- the queC gene encoding 7-cyano-7-deazaguanine synthase QueC codes for the protein MTDSIAIALLSGGLDSATAAALAIEAGQRVIGLSFDYGQRHRRELEAASRLASTLGLAEHLTIAVNLASWGGSSLTDAQLTIPSDGVQDGVIPSTYVPGRNTVFIAIGLSLAEARGAERLVLGVNAIDYSGYPDCRPDYLAAFQTLANLSSRAGREGRGPRLWAPLVEWSKQRIVEEALRLGVPIEQTWSCYSGGAEPCGVCDSCRIRDEALRSAGRPDLCSPCAPGGIQPC
- a CDS encoding anthranilate synthase component I family protein; this translates as MLIRDACPWREPSWIATALAADHGEDGLIWLDGDGSDLGRWVTLAVDPIEQVCCRGLPSDADAANPFTALRSLGPGHWSGWLSYDAAAWLESGNPWKADSMASLWIARHDPVLRFDLQRQELWLEGMDPARHAAMLRWLSNLPDHPATPEAPAPRHSPWHRHTDRDGFVVGVERIRELIAAGDLFQANLTACSSCKLLEPISNLQLYRRLRQRCPAPFGGLIVAAGEAAGEALLSTSPERFLSVEPDGRVETRPIKGTRPRDPDPERDADLAAELICSGKDRAENVMIVDLLRNDLGRVCQTGSVQVPQLVGLESYAQVHHLTSVITAQLREGATWVELLEASWPGGSISGAPKLRACQRLQELEPVGRGPYCGSLLRIDWNGRFDSNILIRTVLRQNNQLRLHAGCGIVTDSQPEAEADELDWKLLPLLEALG
- a CDS encoding aminotransferase class IV, translating into MSNQSTQNSKPESISWCNGRWGSAKELGIPLSDRGLLLADGLFETVLVQAGKPRLLEDHLQRWQTSAALLAMAPPPEADWLKGLISEAIDRCGLGGEGNESSGALRLNWSRGDGDGRGIELPTAATDPSQHRFWLTLQHHTPSFSPVRCWISRHEHRNATSQLSRCKTFAYGQAIQARREARTHGADDALLLSSKGDLCCGSTANLLVLRQGTWITPPLSSGCLPGIMRARTLTLPNANEEPLGTQPQPGDQWLLINSLGCRPLAQVDDQPLNVNAASAQALWSNLLD
- a CDS encoding APC family permease — translated: MELKRDLGISTLTLAVVSSTIGSGWLFAPYFSARSAGPASLLAWVVGGAMAFVLALVFAELGALVNSSGALAQIPLLSHGRLSGFIGGWSAWISYVSLPTIEVLALLQYLASSLPWLTHDEGGQQLLTGAGQLLAVALLVFFTWINLAGVNRLAQWIDSLTIWKLIVPVLVSVTLMLLAGHWGNLGIRVPMGQGALVDAIGSGGILFSLLGFRTAMDLAGEARSPQRDVPLAMGLGLGLCLGIYLILQLAFLVSVPPADLAGGWSRLTLSAHGGPMVALALGLGLGWVATLLLIDAVISPGATALTFVGVSARVSWMMGECGLLPKGLGRLNNRGVPHWALISSLVIGSALLWIGPSWQTVVSFLTSTLVIALAMGPVSLLSLRRQLPNEPRRFRIPQARLLCSIAFVMATWATSWCGRPALEGAVVVILIPTLIYVANRWRQRQPIDARAGLWWILYLGLLLLDMELFSEGQPFALPTGLHLLLLTVLALVVLPLAVKNALPQVSPHALTGLGAGDPTG